A genomic stretch from Dissulfurispira thermophila includes:
- a CDS encoding HDOD domain-containing protein, translating into MKEDALEKIILETVDIPSLPTVAMKVLQLMQSDYSSINELEKIISHDQAFSTRLLRIANSPYYGRGRSIDTVSTAIVLIGFNTMKNLVVAASLKDIHRKFGLFEQKLWEHSLGVSIAASIIAMETKLVQSEEALVAGLIHDVGKTVLNNSLPERYAVIVERVYEEGLPFIEVENDMLGFNHCNVGGLIARKWKLPKNLEVVMEYHHAETFPSFEDSNFETFCEIIKIADAVCLNMGIGLRRPVNISNIELDRIGISEEKFSELQEKIKKAYTEQKAKLLE; encoded by the coding sequence GTGAAAGAAGATGCATTAGAAAAAATTATTTTAGAGACTGTAGATATTCCAAGCCTGCCTACTGTAGCAATGAAGGTCTTGCAGTTAATGCAGAGCGATTACTCTTCTATAAACGAACTTGAAAAGATTATATCGCATGATCAGGCATTTTCCACAAGGCTCCTGAGGATTGCTAATTCTCCATATTACGGCAGAGGCAGAAGTATAGATACTGTATCAACAGCTATAGTTCTTATTGGCTTTAATACCATGAAAAATCTTGTTGTTGCTGCGTCATTAAAGGATATTCATAGGAAGTTTGGTCTTTTCGAACAAAAGTTGTGGGAGCACAGTCTTGGTGTTTCTATTGCAGCATCTATAATTGCCATGGAGACAAAGCTTGTTCAATCAGAAGAAGCGCTTGTAGCAGGTTTGATACATGATGTTGGGAAGACTGTGCTTAATAATAGTTTGCCTGAAAGATATGCAGTAATTGTTGAAAGGGTATATGAAGAGGGGCTGCCTTTTATAGAAGTTGAGAATGATATGCTTGGATTTAACCACTGCAATGTTGGTGGGCTTATTGCACGAAAATGGAAATTGCCGAAAAACCTTGAGGTTGTTATGGAATACCATCACGCTGAAACATTTCCATCCTTTGAAGACAGTAATTTTGAGACATTCTGTGAGATTATCAAAATAGCAGACGCGGTTTGTCTGAACATGGGCATTGGTTTGAGACGACCTGTGAATATTTCAAATATTGAGCTTGATCGCATTGGTATATCAGAGGAAAAATTTAGCGAATTGCAGGAAAAGATAAAAAAGGCATACACCGAACAAAAAGCTAAGCTTCTTGAATAA
- a CDS encoding response regulator: MKKILVVDDEPDVAELIRIYLSSIGYDVDAFLSCEEAMAALLENKYWAVFCDYMMPRIMGDKLYYKIKDMDSELARRFIIVTGAVVNERLDEFVKNEGLKVINKPFRLDVLKNTLEELEKGDG, encoded by the coding sequence ATGAAAAAGATACTTGTTGTGGATGATGAGCCAGATGTGGCAGAGTTAATAAGGATATATCTAAGTAGCATTGGATATGATGTAGATGCATTTTTATCATGCGAAGAAGCAATGGCTGCATTGCTTGAAAATAAATACTGGGCAGTATTTTGTGATTATATGATGCCCAGAATTATGGGAGATAAGCTATATTATAAAATAAAGGACATGGACAGCGAACTTGCAAGAAGATTCATAATTGTTACAGGTGCTGTAGTAAATGAGAGACTTGATGAATTTGTAAAGAATGAGGGTTTAAAGGTCATAAACAAACCCTTTAGACTTGATGTGCTCAAAAATACTCTTGAAGAACTTGAGAAAGGGGATGGCTGA
- a CDS encoding sensor histidine kinase — protein sequence MRRNLFNRLFIASACLAVLPVMLFTIISVYLQEKGIEPFGLKLFFMGFILLLIVFSFIVSYIFALKTEKPLKELVTAAERFSRGEFDYRVPDVDIEDFQIVTDSFNRMAKDINLLTKELDDAKNYFKQLYDSISNYVLIISPDKSIVEANEKFLEDTGLGRNDVIGKKCWQIVHSYDKECSEKGESCYLDDVYRDGIQRSVTHVHTLQGIKQIHNIVYTPFRDKNGNIQFVIEDIRDITDVAEMQERIRESEKMAAIGRLISGLAHEINNPLAIIGGYAQIASDIGLSDEERLRDACKKIFDASERINKLMKILMDFASVGTMPIHPISVNESLKNTLSILHREIKNNAVSVEIDLDAMEPFIMAREDIIKAFYNITANAIEAMADSDKRLLTVRSNIQGGNVVITISDTGKGVPVNMLNKLVEPFFTTKEFGRLGMGLSTAYSMIKNYGGDIDFVTNNGLSVIISFKRYGG from the coding sequence ATGAGGAGAAATTTGTTCAATAGACTATTTATTGCGTCTGCTTGTCTTGCTGTGCTTCCTGTAATGCTGTTCACGATTATATCTGTTTATCTGCAGGAAAAAGGGATAGAGCCTTTTGGACTAAAGCTGTTCTTCATGGGATTTATACTTCTTTTGATTGTCTTTTCTTTTATTGTCTCCTATATATTTGCTTTAAAAACCGAAAAGCCTCTAAAGGAATTGGTAACAGCAGCAGAAAGATTTTCCAGAGGTGAGTTTGATTATAGAGTGCCTGATGTGGATATAGAGGATTTCCAGATAGTTACTGATTCATTTAACAGAATGGCTAAAGACATCAATCTGCTTACAAAGGAACTTGATGATGCCAAGAATTATTTTAAACAACTCTATGATTCCATATCTAATTATGTGCTTATAATATCTCCAGATAAGTCTATTGTTGAGGCAAATGAGAAGTTTTTGGAAGATACAGGATTGGGTCGTAATGATGTAATAGGAAAGAAATGCTGGCAGATAGTTCACTCATATGATAAAGAGTGTAGTGAAAAAGGAGAGTCTTGTTATCTTGACGATGTCTATAGAGATGGCATTCAGAGGAGTGTAACCCATGTTCATACATTGCAAGGTATAAAGCAGATACACAACATAGTGTACACTCCCTTTAGAGACAAAAATGGCAATATTCAGTTTGTTATTGAGGATATAAGGGATATTACAGATGTTGCAGAGATGCAAGAAAGGATTAGAGAATCAGAAAAGATGGCTGCGATTGGAAGGCTTATATCAGGTCTTGCACATGAGATAAACAATCCACTTGCGATAATAGGTGGTTATGCACAGATTGCCTCTGATATTGGTTTATCAGATGAGGAAAGACTCAGAGATGCCTGTAAGAAGATATTTGATGCTTCAGAGAGGATAAACAAACTGATGAAGATACTCATGGATTTTGCAAGTGTTGGGACAATGCCAATTCATCCGATATCTGTTAATGAATCACTTAAAAATACCCTCTCTATTTTACACAGAGAGATTAAAAATAATGCCGTGTCTGTGGAAATAGACCTCGATGCGATGGAGCCGTTTATAATGGCACGGGAGGATATAATAAAGGCATTTTACAATATTACGGCTAATGCTATAGAGGCGATGGCAGATTCTGATAAGAGGCTTCTGACAGTGAGGTCAAATATACAGGGTGGTAATGTTGTAATCACTATTAGTGATACGGGTAAAGGAGTGCCAGTGAATATGTTAAACAAACTTGTTGAACCTTTTTTTACAACAAAGGAATTTGGTCGTCTCGGTATGGGACTTTCGACAGCATACTCAATGATAAAAAATTATGGAGGGGATATTGATTTTGTAACAAATAATGGGTTATCTGTTATAATCAGTTTTAAGCGGTATGGAGGATGA
- a CDS encoding HD-GYP domain-containing protein has product MKQRHNKIVIGNIRIKLSDLILSFSKALDFINPAMMSHHIRVAIIASEIARHYGMPHNEVANIFVASTLHDIGAFSLKDRLTTLDFEIKNPQSHAEKGYLILKNTGFDLLPDVAKIIRYHHMPWADGRGAYFEGEEVHIGSHIIHLSDRIEVLIDRQKYILNQGREISDIIKAKAGSMFMPDVVKAFEELSQKEYFWLDAASPEVDQIIYDRNVLPDVELNAEGLLKTARLFSHIIDYRSRFTAVHSAGVSAVAALLAQMAGFSDLECEMMRIAGYLHDIGKLAIPSEIIEKPARLSDEEFNVMKSHVYHSYRILEAISGLEIINTWASFHHERMDGGGYPFHIRGNELPIGSRIMAVADVFTAITEDRPYRKGMSGENALKVIEDMAKNNSLDKSIVDLASTYFRHLDYVRIEAQLRAGEEYAAVKGLME; this is encoded by the coding sequence TTGAAACAGAGGCACAATAAAATCGTGATAGGAAATATCAGGATAAAACTCTCTGACCTTATACTCTCATTTTCAAAGGCACTGGATTTTATTAATCCAGCGATGATGAGTCATCACATTCGCGTGGCTATTATAGCAAGTGAAATAGCAAGACACTATGGAATGCCTCACAATGAAGTAGCAAATATATTTGTGGCATCAACACTGCATGATATTGGTGCATTTTCTCTAAAAGATAGGCTCACCACTCTGGATTTCGAGATAAAGAACCCACAATCTCATGCAGAAAAAGGATACCTTATCTTGAAGAATACAGGTTTTGATTTGCTCCCTGATGTTGCAAAGATTATCAGATACCATCACATGCCATGGGCAGATGGCAGGGGTGCATATTTCGAAGGCGAGGAAGTTCATATCGGCTCTCATATTATACATCTATCTGACAGAATAGAGGTGCTTATAGATAGACAAAAATATATACTCAATCAGGGCAGGGAAATTTCAGATATCATTAAGGCAAAGGCAGGCAGCATGTTTATGCCTGATGTAGTAAAGGCATTTGAAGAATTGTCACAGAAAGAGTATTTCTGGCTGGATGCAGCATCTCCTGAGGTTGACCAGATAATTTATGATAGAAATGTCCTCCCTGATGTAGAACTCAACGCAGAAGGGCTTCTTAAAACCGCCCGGCTCTTCAGCCATATCATAGATTATAGAAGCAGATTTACAGCAGTTCATTCAGCAGGCGTCAGTGCAGTAGCAGCACTGCTGGCACAGATGGCAGGTTTTTCTGATTTAGAATGCGAAATGATGAGGATTGCCGGGTATCTCCATGATATTGGCAAGCTTGCCATTCCTTCAGAGATAATCGAAAAACCAGCAAGGCTTTCTGATGAAGAGTTTAATGTTATGAAGAGCCATGTCTATCACTCTTACAGAATACTCGAGGCAATATCAGGTCTTGAAATTATAAATACATGGGCATCATTTCATCATGAGCGAATGGACGGAGGCGGCTATCCATTTCATATAAGAGGCAATGAATTACCAATTGGTTCGAGGATTATGGCAGTGGCTGATGTATTTACTGCAATTACAGAAGATAGACCTTACAGAAAGGGGATGTCAGGAGAAAATGCCTTGAAAGTAATTGAAGATATGGCTAAAAACAACAGCCTCGATAAAAGCATTGTAGATCTGGCAAGCACATACTTCAGACATCTTGATTATGTAAGAATTGAGGCACAGTTGAGGGCAGGCGAAGAGTATGCTGCTGTCAAAGGACTTATGGAGTGA
- a CDS encoding methyl-accepting chemotaxis protein: MRELINRLLSIGLKKKVLMGYVFMSLLILGIIGLIGINFFKVKARYDAMNAMSNDIQLITQLKADINGIRAAFLRMAIAKDPDIWENQEGVISFYSEKSDENLSKLKQGAYKDKITEIEKTWIPFRDTMFKELIPLVKSGRVNEAMNILGTVQAERSRAFMGIANEIIDSSRKQFVQDAETISKEIKTTMTTVIAIITVVFSIAFVVSFWFINKYVVGVLHNISYSAEKVASGDLTVRVESKTGDEFGKVANDVTNIIKKMRYVMRDVANKTVNILKDAASLTLYGKEVSQRVDKDLERTTTAATATEEMSSTIGDIARNINIASQASENAMNVSLKGKGMIDETVSSIDGVKTQIELASDKVRDLSEFSKKIDEIVVMIKDIADQTNLLALNAAIEAARAGEQGRGFAVVADEVRKLAQRTANATSEINNILSSIHAGTVDATDMMNVAVDKVKATADIAQRLNESFAEIHSSFQRVADMVHQIVTATEEQSATVTEISTNLMSIAEDAKESSKAVKEMTSSFNKFGVNAKEFLRLLDGFYDPKLKIGIAKADYVLWLYRIMDLIDGHDISMNIDELHADKSRMGKWYYGEGMEFFGNLDAFRDVEHSHKKLHELGLKAYEAAQRGDKELVKAYITDLIKLVDEIISILGRLETEAQ; the protein is encoded by the coding sequence ATGAGAGAATTGATTAACCGTTTGCTTTCCATCGGCCTGAAGAAAAAGGTATTGATGGGATATGTCTTTATGAGCCTATTGATATTAGGCATAATAGGCCTCATAGGCATTAATTTTTTCAAGGTCAAGGCACGATACGATGCCATGAATGCCATGAGCAATGATATTCAGTTGATCACACAACTCAAGGCAGATATTAATGGAATCAGGGCGGCGTTTTTGAGAATGGCAATAGCAAAAGACCCTGATATCTGGGAAAATCAGGAAGGCGTTATTTCATTTTATTCTGAAAAGAGTGATGAAAACCTATCAAAACTTAAACAAGGTGCATATAAGGATAAGATAACAGAAATAGAAAAAACATGGATTCCCTTTAGAGATACCATGTTTAAAGAACTCATACCTCTTGTAAAATCAGGAAGGGTCAATGAGGCGATGAATATTCTTGGAACTGTTCAGGCAGAGAGGTCAAGGGCATTTATGGGTATTGCCAATGAGATTATAGATTCTTCGAGAAAACAGTTTGTTCAGGATGCAGAGACCATAAGTAAAGAGATAAAGACAACAATGACCACTGTTATAGCTATTATTACAGTGGTATTTTCTATAGCCTTTGTAGTGTCATTCTGGTTTATAAACAAATATGTAGTAGGTGTACTGCATAACATAAGCTATTCAGCAGAAAAGGTCGCCAGTGGAGACCTGACTGTCAGGGTTGAATCAAAAACAGGTGATGAATTTGGGAAGGTAGCTAATGATGTAACTAACATAATAAAAAAGATGCGATATGTCATGCGCGATGTGGCAAATAAGACTGTCAATATCCTCAAAGATGCTGCAAGCCTTACGCTATATGGAAAAGAAGTATCGCAGAGAGTGGATAAAGACCTTGAAAGAACTACTACTGCTGCAACTGCAACAGAAGAGATGTCATCTACAATAGGAGATATAGCAAGAAATATCAATATAGCGTCTCAGGCATCAGAAAATGCAATGAATGTATCACTCAAAGGGAAAGGGATGATAGATGAAACCGTTTCATCTATAGATGGTGTAAAAACGCAGATAGAACTGGCATCTGATAAGGTCAGGGATCTATCAGAATTTTCAAAAAAGATAGACGAGATAGTTGTTATGATAAAAGATATAGCAGACCAGACAAACCTCCTTGCCCTGAATGCGGCAATAGAGGCAGCAAGGGCAGGAGAGCAGGGCAGGGGATTTGCCGTTGTTGCAGATGAGGTGAGAAAACTCGCTCAGCGGACAGCAAATGCAACATCAGAGATAAACAATATCTTGAGTTCGATTCATGCGGGTACTGTGGATGCAACAGACATGATGAATGTAGCTGTCGATAAAGTAAAAGCAACTGCTGATATAGCACAGAGGCTTAATGAATCTTTTGCAGAAATACACAGCAGTTTCCAGAGGGTTGCGGATATGGTGCACCAGATTGTTACTGCAACAGAAGAGCAGTCTGCTACTGTAACAGAGATCTCCACTAATCTTATGAGCATAGCAGAGGATGCAAAAGAGAGTTCTAAAGCAGTAAAAGAGATGACATCCTCTTTCAATAAATTCGGTGTCAATGCAAAGGAATTTTTGAGACTGCTCGATGGTTTCTACGACCCAAAACTGAAGATAGGTATTGCCAAGGCAGACTATGTGTTATGGCTTTACAGAATTATGGATTTAATTGATGGACATGATATATCTATGAATATTGACGAACTCCATGCAGACAAATCAAGAATGGGTAAATGGTATTACGGAGAAGGAATGGAATTCTTTGGAAACCTTGATGCATTTAGAGATGTAGAGCATTCTCACAAGAAACTGCATGAGCTTGGGCTTAAGGCATATGAAGCAGCTCAACGAGGAGATAAAGAATTAGTAAAGGCATATATAACAGACCTGATAAAGCTTGTTGATGAAATTATTTCTATCTTGGGCAGGCTTGAAACAGAGGCACAATAA
- a CDS encoding methyl-accepting chemotaxis protein, giving the protein MAFKIFARKEQQVVAQDNLLPVIQNISTGLIKSTLLGSTITNTMSLIDSNFGRIKDETTSVATAIEEIDATIRDMSANVSSINTQVQDMVKQNDTLDEELGKRVEDISKQQEKVTEVVNNIQNLGAATENIGNIVVSISDIADQTNLLALNAAIEAARVGDKGRGFAVVADEVRKLAQKTEKLTKDIADILEDLKDKVIAAVSEVDKISEIITAFEHDIKSIRSTFENTKVLSDRVGDSVNNLSSAIEEQSQVLTDVTKRVSLVVSTLEEAHKVFSTVAKVNVEINKMVRF; this is encoded by the coding sequence ATGGCATTCAAGATTTTTGCAAGGAAAGAACAGCAAGTTGTAGCACAGGATAATCTTTTGCCTGTAATACAAAATATTTCCACAGGGCTCATTAAATCCACTCTTTTAGGCTCTACTATTACTAATACCATGAGTTTGATAGATAGTAATTTTGGTAGGATAAAAGATGAGACTACATCTGTTGCTACAGCAATAGAAGAAATTGATGCAACAATAAGGGATATGTCCGCAAATGTGTCATCTATAAATACACAGGTTCAGGACATGGTAAAACAAAATGATACGCTTGATGAAGAGCTTGGCAAAAGGGTTGAGGACATATCAAAACAGCAGGAGAAGGTTACAGAAGTTGTCAATAATATCCAGAATTTAGGTGCAGCAACGGAAAACATTGGCAATATCGTTGTATCTATTTCTGATATAGCAGATCAGACAAATCTGCTTGCCCTTAATGCGGCAATAGAGGCAGCAAGGGTTGGTGACAAGGGCAGGGGATTTGCTGTTGTTGCAGATGAGGTGAGAAAGTTAGCACAGAAAACAGAGAAGCTTACAAAGGATATTGCAGATATATTGGAGGATTTGAAAGATAAAGTTATCGCTGCAGTTAGTGAGGTTGATAAGATTTCTGAGATTATCACTGCATTTGAGCATGATATAAAATCTATAAGATCAACATTTGAAAATACAAAGGTGCTTTCTGACAGGGTTGGAGATTCTGTAAACAACCTGTCTTCAGCTATTGAAGAACAGAGTCAGGTGCTTACAGATGTGACAAAGAGGGTTTCTCTTGTTGTATCAACTCTTGAAGAAGCACACAAGGTGTTTTCTACTGTTGCAAAGGTTAATGTAGAAATAAACAAGATGGTTAGATTCTAA
- a CDS encoding MBL fold metallo-hydrolase — translation MAKGVSAADDVDIVKGEVLYDDGTHRFIWLGWEEHEEEGLVQVNQYLIENKGTGILLDPGGIHVFPRVVANTSRYIDLGRIQHIFFSHQDPDVSSGIALWLSVTPAKIHLSKWWVRFLPHYGMFDMSRIVPIEDNGGRIQLSSGDSLELIPAHFLHSVANFHVYDPKSKILFTGDLGAAIFPKGGRYPFVKDFDSHIRLMEGFHKRYMASNSVCRKYMDKVLKYDIEMIAPQHGAIFKKEHVKRFWDWFSGLRCGSDIINEIY, via the coding sequence ATGGCAAAGGGAGTAAGTGCTGCAGATGATGTAGATATTGTAAAAGGTGAAGTGCTTTATGATGACGGAACACACAGGTTTATATGGCTTGGCTGGGAAGAGCATGAAGAGGAGGGTCTTGTTCAAGTAAACCAATATCTGATAGAAAATAAGGGAACAGGCATCCTGCTTGATCCAGGTGGAATTCATGTTTTCCCTCGTGTTGTTGCAAATACATCGAGATATATTGATTTAGGCAGGATTCAGCATATATTCTTTTCCCATCAAGACCCTGATGTATCTTCAGGAATAGCCCTCTGGCTCAGTGTAACTCCTGCAAAGATACATCTTTCAAAATGGTGGGTGAGGTTTCTTCCCCATTATGGTATGTTTGATATGAGCAGGATAGTTCCTATAGAAGACAATGGTGGAAGGATTCAACTTTCATCAGGAGATTCTCTTGAGTTGATCCCTGCACATTTTCTTCATTCTGTCGCTAACTTTCATGTGTATGATCCAAAATCCAAGATACTCTTTACTGGAGACCTTGGTGCAGCCATATTTCCAAAAGGCGGTAGATATCCATTTGTTAAAGATTTTGATTCTCATATAAGACTTATGGAAGGCTTTCACAAAAGATACATGGCATCTAATTCAGTGTGCAGGAAATATATGGATAAGGTATTAAAGTATGATATAGAAATGATTGCCCCACAGCACGGAGCAATATTTAAAAAAGAGCATGTAAAGAGGTTCTGGGATTGGTTTTCAGGACTCAGGTGCGGTTCTGACATTATAAATGAGATATATTAA
- a CDS encoding protein-glutamate methylesterase/protein-glutamine glutaminase, with product MVKVLIVDDSAFMRNALSNMLSSDPEIKIVGTARDGLEAIEKVASLNPDIVTMDVEMPRMDGITALKHIMEKNPVPVIMVSSLTVEGAKVTLDALDIGAVDFIPKNLSDLSINIVKIREILIDKIKQIARKGIVKRHIRPAVTPKTIEIPKSMPVRTTGERRVNLVAIGTSTGGPKALQEIIPKLPKDFPTPIVIAQHMPPNFTGPFAERLNQLSQITVKEAEEGEPLKNGVAYVAPGRGHMRVKRPRGIETVITISENKEEFIYRPSVDALMFSVAEFFPGRALGVILTGMGNDGVKGLTALKKTGGRIFAQNEETCVVYGMPKAVVDAGIADKVLSIEEMAGEIVNAV from the coding sequence ATGGTAAAAGTCTTAATTGTTGATGACTCAGCATTTATGAGGAACGCATTATCAAATATGCTGTCCTCTGATCCTGAAATTAAAATTGTAGGCACAGCAAGGGATGGTCTTGAGGCAATTGAAAAGGTTGCAAGCCTTAATCCTGATATTGTGACAATGGATGTCGAGATGCCGAGGATGGACGGCATTACAGCGCTAAAGCATATTATGGAAAAAAATCCAGTGCCTGTTATCATGGTCAGTTCTCTAACTGTTGAGGGTGCAAAGGTTACACTCGATGCCCTTGACATTGGCGCTGTTGATTTTATACCAAAAAACCTTTCAGACCTCTCCATAAATATTGTAAAGATAAGAGAGATATTGATAGATAAAATAAAGCAGATAGCCCGCAAAGGTATAGTCAAAAGGCATATAAGACCTGCTGTCACGCCAAAGACAATAGAGATTCCAAAATCAATGCCTGTTAGGACAACAGGAGAGAGGCGGGTAAATCTGGTTGCAATAGGGACATCTACGGGTGGACCAAAGGCACTTCAGGAGATAATTCCAAAGCTCCCAAAGGATTTTCCTACACCGATTGTTATAGCACAGCATATGCCTCCAAACTTTACAGGGCCATTTGCTGAAAGGCTTAATCAGCTCAGCCAGATTACTGTAAAAGAGGCAGAAGAAGGAGAGCCTTTGAAGAATGGCGTTGCATATGTAGCGCCAGGCAGAGGACATATGAGAGTGAAAAGGCCAAGAGGGATAGAGACTGTCATTACTATTTCTGAGAATAAAGAGGAGTTTATTTATCGTCCATCTGTTGATGCCCTTATGTTTTCTGTTGCAGAATTTTTCCCCGGCAGGGCATTGGGAGTGATACTTACAGGAATGGGAAATGATGGGGTTAAAGGGCTTACTGCCTTAAAAAAGACAGGCGGAAGGATATTTGCACAAAATGAGGAGACATGTGTTGTCTATGGTATGCCAAAGGCGGTTGTAGATGCTGGCATTGCAGATAAGGTATTATCTATAGAGGAAATGGCAGGAGAGATTGTAAATGCTGTATGA